One segment of Amycolatopsis alba DSM 44262 DNA contains the following:
- a CDS encoding ComF family protein has translation MIKILDLLIPARCASCGAPGAPCCATCQTAWGSLSEITRAPTAGLVPVYALARYSDDARRLILAYKERGRRDLAPSLGLALAEALLHLPEPAAGHCLVPVPSRRHASRVRGGPHVRRMAEECAKVLSSKGKPATVAPVLELKAGVRDAVGLTRAERAVNLDGRIRLVAGAHPARAILLDDVITTGVTAAACVRLLDISGIHVSAVVALAAAG, from the coding sequence ATGATCAAAATCCTGGATCTCCTCATTCCCGCCCGCTGCGCGTCCTGCGGGGCGCCCGGCGCGCCGTGCTGCGCCACCTGTCAGACGGCTTGGGGTTCGCTCAGCGAGATCACCCGCGCTCCGACGGCCGGTCTCGTACCCGTCTACGCCCTGGCCCGCTACTCCGACGACGCCCGCCGCTTGATCCTCGCCTACAAGGAACGCGGCCGTCGCGACCTCGCGCCGTCCTTGGGGCTGGCTCTCGCCGAAGCCCTGCTTCACCTGCCCGAACCGGCAGCGGGACACTGTCTCGTCCCGGTCCCGTCGAGACGTCACGCCTCGCGTGTCCGGGGCGGCCCGCATGTCCGGCGCATGGCCGAAGAATGCGCGAAAGTGCTGTCGAGCAAGGGAAAACCGGCGACGGTCGCGCCTGTGCTCGAACTCAAGGCCGGGGTTCGCGACGCCGTGGGGCTCACCCGTGCCGAGCGGGCGGTGAACCTCGACGGCCGCATCCGGCTGGTCGCGGGAGCCCATCCGGCACGGGCCATTCTTCTTGACGACGTGATCACAACCGGAGTGACGGCCGCCGCTTGTGTGCGCCTTTTGGACATAAGCGGAATTCACGTTTCCGCGGTGGTCGCACTGGCCGCCGCCGGGTGA
- a CDS encoding LpqB family beta-propeller domain-containing protein, translating into MKRLLTLLAVFLLVAGCANIPLETQPAVVPGDKPGQAPVDVPEPAAGMDSLTLIRQFIRNSATPGSANADARVYLDDDARRNWKPSPGLTIIDNTFGTVYDTASQPGNPDEQLVNVRGFKLGNLGPDNAFIPVKAEYSQQFKVRKQQNGQWRIADPPQELAVTDEDFALNYFRVPISFYSPDSGAFVPDLRYVAAKPQAGLPGRVMDLILQGPSEGLKGAVKDLLNDQVATDTNVRSTDDGTLNVALTGIGGASLVDRNLIAAQIVLSLQTVTLSRIRLLADGTALVPEHEYWRSSELPNYNVDIAPNSELLGLMTVNGRVRSLSDGQPIGGPAGNGGYKVISGAQSVDGRRLAVVEERDGRQWLRVGDLGRDLASVDLFGGSLSRPTWRPVARGGGLSGEVWTVVDHNTVARVTLAADGRWVKAGVDATMLTGLGQITELRLSRDGSRLAAVVNGQLVVASIVRTADSVALRAPRKLQERDLKDVVDVDWSAQDHLVAATSSNTLPVVMVPLDGQRMDAFNSSNLTPPVHGVTAAPSRPNLVADAGGLWVASELGEVWRPQAHTVTDADPFYPG; encoded by the coding sequence GTGAAGCGGCTGCTGACCCTGCTTGCGGTGTTCCTGCTGGTCGCGGGCTGCGCGAACATCCCGCTCGAAACCCAGCCCGCCGTCGTCCCCGGTGACAAACCGGGGCAGGCGCCGGTGGACGTCCCCGAACCGGCGGCGGGCATGGACTCGCTGACCCTCATCCGCCAGTTCATCCGCAATTCCGCGACGCCTGGCTCGGCGAACGCCGACGCGCGGGTGTACCTCGACGACGATGCCCGGCGCAACTGGAAGCCGTCGCCGGGGCTGACGATCATCGACAACACCTTCGGCACCGTGTACGACACCGCGTCGCAGCCGGGGAACCCGGACGAGCAGCTGGTGAACGTCCGCGGGTTCAAACTCGGCAACCTGGGCCCCGACAACGCGTTCATCCCGGTGAAGGCCGAGTACTCGCAGCAGTTCAAGGTGCGGAAGCAGCAGAACGGCCAGTGGCGGATCGCGGACCCGCCGCAGGAGCTCGCCGTCACCGACGAGGACTTCGCGCTCAACTACTTCCGGGTGCCGATCAGCTTCTACTCGCCCGACTCCGGCGCCTTCGTCCCCGACCTCCGGTACGTCGCGGCGAAACCGCAGGCCGGACTGCCCGGCCGGGTGATGGACCTGATCCTGCAGGGGCCGTCGGAAGGGCTGAAGGGCGCTGTCAAGGACCTGCTGAACGACCAGGTCGCCACCGACACCAACGTCCGCAGCACGGACGACGGGACACTGAACGTCGCACTGACCGGGATCGGCGGGGCCAGCCTCGTGGACCGGAACCTGATCGCCGCGCAGATCGTCCTCTCGCTGCAGACGGTGACACTGAGCCGGATCCGGCTGCTGGCCGACGGCACCGCGCTGGTGCCGGAACACGAATACTGGCGCTCCAGCGAACTGCCCAACTACAACGTGGACATCGCGCCCAACTCGGAACTGCTGGGACTGATGACCGTGAACGGGCGGGTCCGGTCACTCAGCGACGGGCAGCCGATCGGCGGGCCCGCGGGCAACGGCGGGTACAAGGTCATCAGCGGCGCGCAGTCCGTCGACGGCAGACGGCTCGCGGTGGTCGAAGAGCGCGACGGCAGGCAATGGCTCCGGGTCGGGGACCTCGGCCGCGATCTCGCTTCGGTCGACCTGTTCGGCGGCAGCCTGAGCAGGCCGACCTGGCGCCCGGTCGCCCGCGGCGGCGGACTTTCGGGTGAGGTCTGGACGGTCGTCGACCACAACACCGTCGCCAGGGTCACCCTGGCCGCGGACGGCCGCTGGGTGAAGGCCGGCGTCGACGCGACCATGCTCACCGGACTCGGCCAGATCACCGAACTGCGGCTTTCGCGCGACGGGTCCCGGCTGGCCGCGGTGGTCAACGGGCAGCTGGTGGTCGCCTCGATCGTGCGGACGGCGGACTCGGTGGCGCTGCGGGCGCCGCGCAAGCTGCAGGAACGCGACCTCAAGGACGTCGTCGACGTCGACTGGTCCGCCCAGGACCACCTGGTCGCCGCGACGTCGTCGAACACGCTGCCGGTGGTCATGGTGCCGCTGGACGGGCAGCGGATGGACGCCTTCAACAGCTCGAACCTCACCCCGCCGGTGCACGGCGTCACCGCGGCGCCGAGCAGGCCGAACCTGGTCGCGGACGCGGGCGGGCTGTGGGTCGCCTCCGAGCTGGGCGAGGTGTGGCGGCCGCAGGCGCACACCGTCACCGACGCGGACCCGTTCTACCCCGGCTGA
- the mtrB gene encoding MtrAB system histidine kinase MtrB — protein sequence MRHVRRIVVFVRRKIVSFNELWRYSLQFRVTVSTLALSSAVVFVLGMVLQNQITDRLLETKENAAIAQTRAVVETAANELIGVGAESPEALTARMNNALKKISSTTTSQDGAGSAAGTFEPVLAAGGRDQSSRPVAAGPYDKVPVRLRQFVETEQLSTLIHTVTEPDGGKTTYLIVGAPLSTMINPLQLYLLYPLTSEQNTVSTVQNTLLVGGLVLLLLLAGITNLVTRQVVRPVRQAAAAAEQFAGGDLDQRLAVLGEDDLAKLAVSYNEMAASIQGQIRQLEDFGGLQRRFTSDVSHELRTPLTTVRMAADVLHASREQFPAGLARSTELLVDELDRFEALLGDLLEISRLDAGVEELSAELIDVRPIATRAVEQVRVIAGNAGSSVELVLPDEEAPAEVDARRVERILRNLLANAVDHSEGNPVVLTLAVNETAVAITVRDRGVGLRPGEAELVFNRFWRADPSRNRRTGGTGLGLAISQEDARLHGGVLDAWGETGHGACFRLVLPRQQDTPMGESPLVLPPPDHKATDTHGSPSGLLEVRPAPDAILAEPEEVGR from the coding sequence ATGCGCCACGTCCGGCGCATCGTGGTTTTCGTGCGCCGCAAGATCGTCTCGTTCAACGAGCTGTGGCGGTACTCACTGCAGTTCCGGGTCACGGTGTCCACGCTGGCGCTGTCGTCGGCCGTGGTGTTCGTGCTGGGCATGGTGCTGCAGAACCAGATCACCGACCGGCTGCTCGAGACCAAGGAAAACGCGGCGATCGCGCAGACCAGGGCGGTCGTCGAGACCGCGGCCAATGAACTGATCGGCGTCGGTGCCGAAAGCCCGGAAGCGCTGACGGCGCGGATGAACAACGCGCTGAAGAAGATCTCCAGCACGACGACTTCGCAGGACGGCGCGGGATCGGCCGCGGGCACCTTCGAACCCGTGCTGGCCGCGGGCGGCCGCGATCAGTCGAGCAGGCCGGTGGCCGCCGGTCCCTACGACAAGGTGCCGGTCCGGCTGCGCCAGTTCGTGGAGACCGAACAGCTCAGCACCCTGATCCACACGGTCACCGAGCCCGACGGCGGCAAGACGACGTATCTGATCGTCGGCGCGCCGCTGAGCACGATGATCAACCCGCTCCAGCTCTACCTGCTGTACCCGCTCACCAGTGAGCAGAACACCGTCTCGACCGTGCAGAACACGCTGCTCGTCGGCGGTCTCGTCCTGCTGCTCCTGCTGGCGGGCATCACGAACCTGGTCACCCGGCAGGTGGTCCGGCCGGTCCGGCAGGCCGCCGCGGCGGCCGAACAGTTCGCGGGCGGAGACCTCGACCAGCGCCTCGCCGTGCTCGGCGAGGACGATCTGGCCAAACTCGCCGTGTCCTACAACGAGATGGCCGCGAGTATCCAGGGGCAGATCCGCCAGCTGGAGGACTTCGGCGGGCTGCAACGCCGGTTCACCTCCGACGTCTCGCACGAACTGCGGACCCCGCTGACCACCGTCCGGATGGCCGCCGACGTGCTGCACGCGTCGCGCGAGCAGTTCCCGGCCGGCCTCGCCCGCTCCACCGAACTGCTGGTCGACGAACTCGACCGGTTCGAGGCCCTGCTCGGCGACCTGCTGGAGATCAGCAGGCTCGACGCGGGCGTCGAGGAGCTTTCGGCCGAGCTGATCGACGTCCGGCCGATCGCGACCAGGGCCGTCGAACAGGTCCGGGTGATCGCGGGCAACGCGGGCAGTTCGGTCGAGCTGGTCCTCCCGGACGAGGAGGCGCCCGCCGAGGTCGACGCGCGCCGCGTCGAGCGGATCCTGCGCAACCTGCTGGCCAACGCGGTGGACCACAGCGAAGGCAACCCGGTGGTGCTGACGCTGGCGGTCAACGAGACCGCGGTCGCCATCACCGTGCGAGACCGCGGCGTCGGGCTCCGTCCCGGTGAGGCGGAACTGGTGTTCAACCGGTTCTGGCGGGCCGACCCGTCCCGCAACCGCCGGACCGGCGGCACCGGTCTCGGCCTCGCGATCAGCCAGGAGGACGCCCGGTTGCACGGCGGCGTCCTCGACGCCTGGGGCGAGACCGGCCACGGCGCCTGCTTCCGGCTCGTGCTGCCGCGGCAGCAGGACACGCCGATGGGGGAGAGCCCGCTGGTCCTGCCACCGCCCGATCACAAGGCGACCGACACGCACGGCTCGCCGTCAGGACTGCTCGAAGTCCGGCCGGCCCCCGACGCGATCCTCGCCGAACCCGAGGAGGTCGGCCGGTGA
- the mtrA gene encoding MtrAB system response regulator MtrA, translating into MKARVLVVDDDPALAEMLTIVLRGEGFDTAVVADGSRALPALRELKPDLVLLDLMLPGMNGIDVCKAIRAESGVPIVMLTAKSDTVDIVLGLESGADDYVVKPFKPKELVARVRARMRRTEAEPAESLTIGDLAIDVPGHEVTREGKAIPLTPLEFDLLVALARKPRQVFTREVLLEQVWGYRHAADTRLVNVHVQRLRSKVEKDPEHPEVVLTVRGVGYKAGPP; encoded by the coding sequence ATGAAGGCACGTGTTCTGGTCGTCGACGACGACCCTGCTCTCGCGGAGATGCTCACCATCGTGCTGCGTGGGGAGGGGTTCGACACAGCCGTCGTGGCCGACGGCTCACGAGCGCTGCCCGCGCTTCGTGAGCTGAAACCGGACTTGGTCCTCCTCGACCTCATGCTGCCGGGGATGAACGGCATCGACGTCTGCAAGGCCATCCGGGCCGAGTCCGGCGTGCCGATCGTGATGCTCACCGCCAAGAGCGACACCGTGGACATCGTCCTCGGGCTCGAATCGGGGGCGGACGACTACGTGGTCAAGCCCTTCAAGCCGAAGGAACTCGTGGCCCGCGTCCGCGCCCGGATGCGCCGCACCGAGGCCGAGCCCGCCGAGTCGCTGACGATCGGCGACCTCGCGATCGACGTCCCCGGCCACGAGGTGACCCGTGAGGGCAAGGCCATCCCGCTGACCCCGCTGGAGTTCGACCTCCTGGTCGCGCTCGCCCGCAAACCGCGTCAGGTGTTCACCCGCGAGGTGCTCCTCGAACAGGTGTGGGGCTATCGCCACGCCGCCGACACCCGCCTGGTGAACGTGCACGTCCAGCGTCTGCGTTCGAAGGTGGAGAAGGACCCGGAGCACCCCGAGGTGGTGTTGACGGTCCGCGGCGTCGGGTACAAGGCAGGCCCGCCGTGA
- a CDS encoding NAD(P)/FAD-dependent oxidoreductase: MRTVAVVGTSLAGLRSAQELRERGFDGRLVMIGAEPPYDRPPLSKDFLLGKVSAGDLALAGPDGLDALAAEWHLGVRAEKLGREGVTLADGTTIAADGYVIATGAVARTLGVARNLNGVHTLRTIDDAVSLKRDLAAGPASVIVVGAGFIGAEVASACRLLGHDVTVIEAMPVPLAPVLGARMGAVCGELHAENDVRLITGVAVAGFAGADRVTGVRLADGREFRADLVVAGVGARPATGWLTGSGLAVDDGVLVDSGCVTANPRVIAVGDVARYQCRSRGRRVRSEHWTAANEQAGVAVANLLAGATVTHFARHGYFWSDQYGRRLQFAGVATEDVRIVEGDVASKRFVAAYHRGDVLTGVFAIDSPRPFTRLRRAL; this comes from the coding sequence TTGAGAACCGTCGCCGTCGTCGGCACCTCCCTGGCGGGACTCCGGTCGGCGCAGGAGCTGCGCGAGCGGGGATTCGACGGACGGCTGGTGATGATCGGCGCCGAACCGCCCTACGACCGGCCGCCGCTTTCGAAGGATTTCTTGCTGGGCAAGGTTTCCGCCGGTGATCTCGCGCTCGCCGGGCCGGACGGCCTCGACGCGCTGGCCGCCGAATGGCATCTGGGCGTCCGTGCCGAGAAGCTCGGCCGCGAAGGCGTGACGCTCGCCGACGGGACCACGATCGCCGCCGACGGCTACGTCATCGCGACCGGAGCGGTGGCCAGAACCCTTGGTGTGGCAAGGAACCTGAACGGCGTTCACACCTTGCGGACGATCGACGACGCCGTCTCGCTGAAACGGGATCTCGCGGCGGGGCCCGCTTCGGTGATCGTCGTCGGCGCGGGATTCATCGGCGCGGAGGTCGCGTCCGCCTGCCGTCTGCTCGGTCACGACGTCACCGTGATCGAGGCGATGCCCGTCCCGCTCGCCCCGGTCCTCGGCGCGCGGATGGGCGCGGTGTGCGGGGAACTGCACGCCGAAAACGATGTCCGGCTGATCACGGGCGTCGCCGTCGCCGGGTTCGCCGGGGCCGATCGGGTCACCGGTGTCCGGCTCGCCGACGGGAGGGAGTTCCGTGCCGATCTCGTCGTCGCCGGCGTGGGGGCGCGGCCCGCCACCGGATGGCTGACCGGCTCCGGGCTCGCCGTCGACGACGGGGTGCTGGTCGATTCCGGCTGTGTCACAGCGAATCCTCGAGTGATCGCGGTGGGTGACGTCGCGCGGTACCAGTGCCGTTCGCGCGGCAGGCGTGTCCGGTCGGAACACTGGACGGCGGCGAACGAACAGGCGGGGGTCGCGGTCGCGAACCTGCTCGCCGGCGCGACCGTCACGCATTTCGCACGACACGGTTACTTTTGGTCCGATCAGTACGGACGGCGGCTCCAATTCGCCGGAGTGGCCACGGAAGACGTGCGGATCGTCGAAGGCGACGTCGCTTCGAAGCGGTTCGTCGCGGCCTATCACCGCGGTGACGTCCTGACCGGGGTCTTCGCGATCGACTCCCCGAGGCCGTTCACCAGGCTCCGGCGCGCCCTCTAG
- a CDS encoding bifunctional 3-phenylpropionate/cinnamic acid dioxygenase ferredoxin subunit produces MIRACSVSELPEGEALRLEGPVPVSVFHSQGGYYALDDTCSHQDASLADGWIEDCFVECPLHAARFDLRTGVPDCLPAKNAVRTYPVVVADGVIYVDTGVRQDVA; encoded by the coding sequence ATGATCCGTGCCTGCTCCGTCTCCGAACTTCCCGAGGGCGAAGCTCTCCGTCTCGAAGGCCCAGTGCCCGTATCGGTTTTCCATTCCCAGGGCGGCTACTACGCCCTGGACGACACCTGTAGCCATCAGGACGCGTCGCTCGCCGACGGCTGGATCGAGGACTGCTTCGTCGAATGCCCGCTGCACGCGGCGCGGTTCGACCTGCGGACCGGCGTCCCGGACTGCCTGCCCGCGAAGAACGCCGTACGCACGTACCCGGTCGTGGTCGCCGACGGGGTGATCTACGTGGACACCGGGGTGCGGCAGGACGTCGCTTGA
- a CDS encoding IclR family transcriptional regulator, translated as MRNQDAGNATPSQVQSVDRAISVLELLARNGETGITEIAGELGVHKSTASRLLSVLENRGLVEQLGERGKYAIGFGIVRLAGAATGRMDLAKLGRRTCQGLAETLGETVNIAIADDGVAINVSQARGSAAITTQNWTGQRTPLHATSSGKVLLAYMGDVERKRLLRRKLEQFTPRTTVDPDELTAELERVAEDGYAACFEELELGMHAVAVPVHGPGGAVVAAMSASGPSYRLSKQRVRQIVRPLAEASADLSDQLGYFTE; from the coding sequence ATGCGGAACCAGGACGCGGGGAACGCAACACCCAGTCAGGTGCAGTCCGTCGACCGCGCGATCAGCGTGCTGGAACTGCTGGCGCGCAACGGGGAAACGGGCATCACCGAGATCGCGGGCGAACTCGGCGTGCACAAGTCGACGGCTTCCCGCCTGCTGAGCGTCCTGGAGAACCGCGGCCTCGTCGAGCAGCTCGGCGAACGCGGCAAGTACGCGATCGGCTTCGGCATCGTCCGCTTGGCGGGCGCCGCCACCGGCCGGATGGATCTGGCGAAACTGGGCAGGCGGACGTGCCAGGGCCTGGCGGAGACGCTCGGCGAGACGGTCAACATCGCGATCGCCGACGACGGCGTCGCGATCAACGTCAGCCAGGCCCGCGGCTCGGCCGCGATCACCACGCAGAACTGGACCGGCCAGCGCACGCCGCTGCACGCGACGTCCAGCGGGAAGGTCCTGCTCGCGTACATGGGCGACGTCGAGCGCAAACGCTTGCTCCGGCGGAAACTCGAACAGTTCACGCCGCGGACCACGGTCGATCCGGACGAGCTGACCGCGGAACTGGAGCGGGTCGCCGAGGACGGGTACGCGGCCTGTTTCGAGGAACTGGAGCTGGGGATGCACGCGGTCGCGGTGCCGGTGCACGGCCCCGGCGGCGCCGTCGTCGCGGCGATGAGCGCTTCCGGTCCGTCGTACCGGCTTTCGAAACAGCGGGTGCGGCAGATCGTGCGGCCGCTCGCCGAGGCGTCCGCGGATCTCTCGGACCAGCTCGGGTATTTCACGGAGTGA
- a CDS encoding GcvT family protein, whose translation MPSGPRVVVIGAGIVGCALADELTERGWTDLTVLEQGGLFTTGGSSSHAPGLVFQTNACRTMTEFARYTVAKYGALELDGSPCFRPVGGLEVATTPERLADLKRRHGWATASGVESRLIEPGECVALHPLLDPAKVLGGFHIPSDGLAEPLRAAEAQARRAIGRGAKFLAHQKVVGVETAGGRVTAVTTGTGSFRADLVVSCAGMWGPVLGELVDLVIPLVPMAHQYARTSPLPRLSEGTRPILRHQDADLYFREHADRIGIGAYGHRPMPLPAGEIGAGEGMPSELAFTPADFERSWAAAVDLLPLLGETKVEEGINGLFSFTPDGMPLLGEHPDLDGFWVAEAVWITHSAGVARAMARWLVDGQPGADLHGCDLARFERARLAPDYVMARSCRSFVEVYDIVHPLQPMEEPRPLRTSPFHERQAALGAFFLEANGWERPQWYEANANLPEVGLVPERNDWAARYWSPIGGAEALVARQRVAMFDMTSLNRVEVTGPGALPFLQTMTTNQLDKKPGSVTYTLLLDEDGGVRSDLTVARLGAERFQVGVNSAIDIDWLRRHLPGDGAAQIHETTPGTCCIGLWGPLARAVLQPLSTTDFSHRAMGYFKTKQAYVGLVPVTAMRLSYVGELGWELYTSADLGRELWDTLAEAGQRHGIIAAGRDAFSSMRLEKGYRLWGTDVTAEHDPYEAGLGFAVRMDKGYFIGRHALVGRSGETATRKLTCLTVDDPYSVVLGKEPVFAGGRPAGYVTSAAYGYTVGKNIAYAWLPAGLSVPGTPLEIEYFGERIPAVVAAEPLFDPGMARLRSAA comes from the coding sequence ATGCCCTCTGGACCCCGCGTCGTCGTGATCGGCGCCGGCATCGTCGGCTGCGCGCTCGCCGACGAACTCACCGAACGCGGCTGGACCGATCTCACCGTGCTGGAACAGGGCGGCCTGTTCACCACCGGCGGATCCAGTTCGCACGCGCCCGGACTGGTCTTCCAGACCAACGCCTGCCGCACGATGACCGAGTTCGCCCGGTACACCGTCGCCAAGTACGGCGCGCTCGAACTCGACGGGAGCCCCTGCTTCCGGCCGGTCGGCGGGCTGGAGGTGGCCACGACGCCGGAACGGCTCGCCGACCTCAAGCGACGGCACGGCTGGGCGACCGCTTCGGGTGTCGAAAGCAGGCTGATCGAGCCGGGCGAATGCGTCGCGCTGCATCCGCTGCTCGATCCGGCCAAGGTGCTCGGCGGGTTCCACATTCCCTCCGACGGCCTGGCCGAACCCCTGCGGGCGGCCGAAGCGCAGGCTCGCCGCGCGATCGGGCGCGGCGCGAAGTTCCTCGCGCACCAGAAGGTCGTCGGCGTCGAAACCGCGGGCGGGCGGGTCACCGCCGTCACCACCGGGACCGGGAGTTTCCGCGCGGACCTCGTGGTCTCGTGCGCCGGGATGTGGGGCCCGGTGCTCGGCGAACTGGTGGACCTGGTGATCCCGCTGGTCCCGATGGCGCACCAGTACGCGCGCACCAGTCCCCTGCCCCGCCTGTCTGAAGGGACCCGGCCGATCCTGCGGCATCAGGACGCCGACCTCTACTTCCGCGAGCACGCCGACAGGATCGGCATCGGCGCGTACGGGCACCGGCCGATGCCGTTGCCCGCCGGGGAGATCGGCGCGGGCGAGGGCATGCCGTCGGAACTCGCCTTCACCCCCGCGGACTTCGAGCGGTCCTGGGCCGCCGCCGTCGACCTGCTGCCCCTGCTGGGCGAGACCAAGGTCGAAGAGGGCATCAACGGCCTCTTCTCCTTCACCCCGGACGGTATGCCGCTCCTGGGCGAGCATCCGGATCTCGACGGGTTCTGGGTCGCCGAAGCCGTCTGGATCACGCATTCGGCGGGTGTCGCGCGGGCGATGGCGCGCTGGCTGGTCGACGGGCAGCCCGGCGCCGATCTGCACGGCTGCGACCTCGCCCGGTTCGAGCGGGCGCGGCTGGCCCCGGACTACGTCATGGCGCGCAGCTGCCGAAGCTTCGTCGAGGTCTACGACATCGTCCATCCCTTGCAGCCCATGGAAGAACCGCGGCCGCTGCGGACGAGTCCCTTCCACGAGCGCCAAGCGGCGCTCGGCGCGTTCTTCCTCGAAGCGAACGGCTGGGAACGGCCGCAGTGGTACGAGGCGAACGCGAACCTCCCCGAGGTCGGTCTCGTCCCGGAACGCAATGACTGGGCCGCGCGATACTGGTCCCCCATCGGTGGCGCCGAAGCCCTCGTCGCGCGACAGCGGGTGGCGATGTTCGACATGACGTCACTGAACCGTGTGGAGGTCACCGGTCCCGGCGCGTTGCCGTTCCTGCAGACGATGACCACGAACCAGCTCGACAAGAAACCCGGCTCGGTCACCTACACGCTGCTGCTCGACGAAGACGGTGGCGTGCGCAGCGATCTGACCGTCGCCCGGCTCGGTGCCGAACGGTTCCAGGTTGGCGTCAACAGCGCCATCGACATCGACTGGCTGCGGCGGCATCTGCCCGGCGACGGCGCCGCGCAGATCCACGAAACCACCCCCGGTACCTGCTGCATCGGCCTGTGGGGACCCCTCGCCAGGGCCGTCCTGCAGCCACTGTCCACAACGGACTTCTCGCACCGGGCGATGGGATACTTCAAGACGAAACAGGCCTACGTCGGCCTGGTGCCGGTGACCGCGATGCGGCTGTCCTATGTGGGCGAACTCGGCTGGGAGCTGTACACGAGCGCCGATCTCGGCCGCGAACTGTGGGACACGCTCGCCGAAGCCGGGCAGCGGCACGGGATCATCGCCGCCGGGCGGGACGCCTTCTCCAGCATGCGGCTGGAAAAGGGGTACCGGCTGTGGGGTACGGACGTCACCGCCGAGCACGACCCGTACGAAGCCGGGCTCGGATTCGCGGTGCGGATGGACAAGGGCTACTTCATCGGCCGGCACGCGCTGGTCGGCCGCTCCGGGGAAACGGCCACCAGGAAACTGACCTGTCTCACCGTCGACGATCCGTATTCCGTCGTACTCGGCAAGGAACCGGTGTTCGCGGGCGGCCGTCCCGCCGGGTACGTCACCAGTGCCGCGTACGGCTACACCGTCGGCAAGAACATCGCGTACGCGTGGCTTCCCGCCGGGCTGTCGGTGCCGGGAACGCCTTTGGAGATCGAGTACTTCGGCGAGCGGATCCCCGCCGTCGTGGCGGCTGAACCGCTGTTCGACCCCGGTATGGCCCGGCTCAGGAGCGCCGCATGA
- the solA gene encoding N-methyl-L-tryptophan oxidase has protein sequence MTHYDVIVIGLGGMGSAAAYRLARRGQRVLGIDRFAPVHNLGSSHGGSRITRQAYFEDPAYVPLLLRAHELWDGVERDSGRKIFTRCGGIMLGGPGSRTVSGSLASARKWELPHELLDAAEIRRRFPTMRPEDHEIALYEENAGFVVPEGSVAAHLQLAARAGADLHHEEAVLSWRQTSTGVRVGTSQNFYTAEQLVICPGAWAPGLLGELGVEFTIERQVQYWFAPSGGAGPFRAERHPIYVWEGESGRQFYGFPSHDDAGSVKVAFFRGGETCTPETIDRTVHAEEVGEISEFVRRKMPSLPGAFLRGATCLYTNTPDEHFVISRHPAHDRVVVACGFSGHGFKFVPVVGEVLADLVVDGTTGHPIALFDPARLTGVPR, from the coding sequence ATGACCCACTACGACGTCATCGTCATCGGCCTCGGCGGGATGGGCAGCGCGGCCGCGTACCGGCTCGCCCGGCGCGGGCAGCGTGTCCTGGGGATCGACCGGTTCGCGCCGGTGCACAACCTCGGGTCGAGCCACGGCGGCTCGCGGATCACCCGGCAGGCGTACTTCGAGGATCCCGCGTATGTGCCGCTCCTGCTGCGGGCGCATGAACTGTGGGACGGCGTCGAACGCGACTCCGGCCGGAAGATCTTCACCCGCTGCGGCGGGATCATGCTCGGCGGCCCCGGCTCGCGGACGGTGTCGGGCAGCCTGGCCAGCGCCCGGAAATGGGAACTGCCGCACGAGCTGCTGGACGCGGCGGAGATCCGGCGCCGGTTCCCGACGATGCGCCCGGAAGACCACGAAATCGCGCTGTACGAGGAGAACGCCGGTTTCGTGGTGCCGGAAGGCAGTGTGGCGGCGCATCTCCAGCTCGCCGCGCGGGCCGGGGCGGATCTGCACCACGAGGAGGCGGTCCTTTCGTGGCGGCAGACGTCCACCGGGGTCCGGGTGGGGACGTCGCAGAACTTCTACACCGCGGAACAGCTGGTGATCTGCCCCGGCGCCTGGGCACCGGGACTGCTCGGCGAACTCGGCGTCGAGTTCACCATCGAGCGGCAGGTCCAGTACTGGTTCGCGCCGTCGGGCGGGGCGGGGCCGTTCCGCGCCGAGCGGCATCCGATCTACGTCTGGGAAGGCGAAAGCGGCCGCCAGTTCTACGGTTTCCCCTCCCACGACGACGCCGGGAGCGTGAAGGTCGCTTTCTTCCGCGGCGGCGAGACCTGCACGCCGGAGACCATCGACCGGACGGTGCACGCCGAAGAGGTCGGCGAGATCTCGGAGTTCGTCAGGCGGAAGATGCCGTCGCTGCCCGGCGCGTTCCTGCGCGGGGCGACCTGCCTGTACACGAACACCCCCGACGAGCATTTCGTCATCTCCCGCCACCCCGCGCACGACCGCGTGGTGGTCGCCTGCGGATTCTCCGGGCACGGCTTCAAGTTCGTCCCGGTGGTCGGCGAAGTGCTCGCCGATCTGGTGGTGGACGGCACCACCGGGCATCCGATCGCCCTGTTCGACCCGGCCCGGCTGACCGGAGTCCCGAGATGA